GATCTCGCCGGTGATCATCAGCATGACTTCGGCCGTGGCGATCAAGCCCAGCCGGCCGGTGTCGCGCAGCACCACGCTCATGAACGAGGGCGACAGGAAACCTCCGTCGCTGCCGAGCTGGAAATAGATCACCAGCACGATGGCGACGACGGCGATGCTGGCCTCGCGGTAGCGCGACAACAGGATGAGCAGCTGCTCCCGCATTGTCCGGGGGACCTTGACGCCAACGGCGTTCTTCTTCGCTGGCTGTATTGCGGTGGGCGGCAAGCTTGTCTTCCTGGTTCGATGCGAGGCAAGTTCATCGGTAGCGGGCTATGCATCCGCGGCCGATGCCGTCGCCGCCCCATCGCGAGATGAGATGGCGAGGGCGGTGGCAGAGAGCCGTTAGGGCTCAGGTCGGCTCGGCATCGCTGCGGCCCTCGAAGCGCGTCTTGCCGACATAGGCGTCGACATTGTCCTTGGTCACATAGGCCTGGCTGGTGTCGCTGTTGGCCGGGCCGACGAGACCGCCGGAGAGCTTGTAGAGATACATCTGCTGCACCGGCAGGAAGCCCTGCAGATAGGCCTGCTGGTCGGTGGTGAAGTTGACGTCGCCTGACTTGATGAAGTCCAGCGTCTGCGGAAACAGGTCGAAGCCGGCGACCGCGCCGCCGCCCTTCACCAGGCCGTATTTGTTGGAGATAAAGCCGCAGGCATAGGTGTCCGAACCGCCGGTGCCGAACATGCCGTTCACGTTCTTGTGGCTGAGATAATAGCTCTCGACGCGCGAGATTTCCGTTGCCGGATCCGGGCCGGTGTTGACGACGTCGTAAGTGACGCCGCTGTTGGAGTCCTTGATCGCCTGGATATAGCCGTCGAGGCGCGGCTGAGTGTTGAGCGAGCCAGGCACGCCGATCGACAGCATGACGTGGCCGCCTTTGGGGATCAGCTTCAGCCATTTCAGCGCCGAGTTGTAGCCCGACTGATAGAGCGGCTGGCCGACATAGGAAAGCCGCTTGTTCGGACTGCCGACAGGCACGTCGGCATTGAAGGCGACCACTGGGATGCCGGCCTGAGCCGCCATTTCGGTGGCGGCGTCGAAAGCCGTCGGATCGACCAGGCACACCGCGATG
This region of Mesorhizobium sp. M2A.F.Ca.ET.046.03.2.1 genomic DNA includes:
- a CDS encoding sugar ABC transporter substrate-binding protein, with the translated sequence MNDETKNHMDLGNAAMSRRGAFALAGKLGIGAAGLAGGLAGISAAKAADSSAGLPKKPYKFHFVCHVTLDQFFTPTVYGIQDACAAFGCSYQWTGSQKNVVSEMVSAMQTAIAQKSDGIAVCLVDPTAFDAATEMAAQAGIPVVAFNADVPVGSPNKRLSYVGQPLYQSGYNSALKWLKLIPKGGHVMLSIGVPGSLNTQPRLDGYIQAIKDSNSGVTYDVVNTGPDPATEISRVESYYLSHKNVNGMFGTGGSDTYACGFISNKYGLVKGGGAVAGFDLFPQTLDFIKSGDVNFTTDQQAYLQGFLPVQQMYLYKLSGGLVGPANSDTSQAYVTKDNVDAYVGKTRFEGRSDAEPT